One window from the genome of Microbacterium sulfonylureivorans encodes:
- a CDS encoding biotin transporter BioY, with product MSAIAAAPSSRRVLADVIARPSSRARAFALDAALVVTGAAFVALLAQASIPLWPVPITGQTLGVIVVGAALGSRRGAAALITYLLVGLAGLPVFADFTGSIAAVAKPSFGFVIGFVFSAFVAGWFAERAWDRRPALAFVGFAAASVVPFLFGIPYMAFILNVVMGLDYSFLGLLEVGLLPFIVGGLIKAALAALIIPGAWALVRRADATKE from the coding sequence ATCGCGCGCCCCTCATCCCGCGCCCGCGCCTTCGCGCTCGACGCCGCCCTCGTGGTCACCGGCGCCGCCTTCGTCGCCCTGCTCGCGCAGGCGTCGATCCCGCTGTGGCCCGTGCCGATCACCGGCCAGACACTCGGTGTGATCGTCGTCGGGGCCGCTCTCGGCTCGCGCCGCGGAGCGGCGGCGCTCATCACCTACCTGCTGGTCGGACTCGCCGGGCTCCCGGTGTTCGCAGACTTCACCGGCTCGATCGCCGCCGTCGCCAAGCCCAGCTTCGGCTTCGTGATCGGGTTCGTCTTCTCCGCGTTCGTCGCGGGATGGTTCGCCGAGCGCGCATGGGACCGTCGCCCGGCTCTCGCCTTCGTCGGTTTCGCCGCCGCCAGCGTCGTGCCGTTCCTGTTCGGCATCCCGTACATGGCGTTCATCCTGAACGTCGTGATGGGCCTCGACTACTCGTTCCTCGGCCTCCTCGAGGTCGGTCTTCTGCCCTTCATCGTCGGCGGTCTCATCAAGGCGGCCCTGGCCGCCCTGATCATCCCCGGAGCGTGGGCCCTCGTGCGTCGCGCGGACGCCACGAAGGAGTGA
- a CDS encoding ABC transporter substrate-binding protein, translated as MSVLNPRLGALVALAVAGGLALSGCAGSAAPETSGTADAGSGSSESFPVTFEHIYGETTIEETPERIATWGWGATDAVLALGIVPVAMASSEYGGGDNLITPWVEEAIADLGGEEPVLLDNSSFELSVEELLATDPDVLIASYSGLTQEEYDAVTGAGIPVVAPEEALWSTPWRDVITDTGKALGLSSEAEELVAGLEAQVADAAAAHPEFEGTSIAYAADDVDTFYLYLPADPRVEILEDLGFVTAESVTALDTGESTFYTTVSSENLDQIDAEVIFTQVDTEAALDTFLTSDRTQLIPGVAAGAVGAIVGEENVAAISPTALTLPWILSDIVDQLATATAVAQG; from the coding sequence ATGTCCGTACTGAACCCCCGCCTCGGTGCGCTCGTGGCACTCGCAGTGGCCGGTGGCCTGGCGCTCTCCGGCTGTGCCGGGTCCGCCGCGCCCGAGACGTCCGGCACCGCCGACGCGGGCTCCGGCTCGTCCGAGAGCTTCCCCGTCACGTTCGAGCACATCTACGGCGAGACGACGATCGAAGAGACCCCCGAGCGCATCGCGACGTGGGGCTGGGGCGCGACCGACGCCGTCCTCGCCCTCGGGATCGTGCCGGTGGCGATGGCCTCGTCCGAGTACGGCGGCGGCGACAACCTCATCACGCCGTGGGTCGAGGAGGCGATCGCCGACCTCGGCGGCGAGGAGCCCGTGCTGCTCGACAACTCCAGCTTCGAGCTCTCGGTGGAGGAGCTGCTCGCGACCGATCCCGACGTGCTGATCGCGTCGTACTCGGGCCTCACCCAGGAGGAGTACGACGCCGTGACCGGCGCCGGCATCCCCGTCGTGGCGCCGGAGGAGGCTCTGTGGTCGACGCCGTGGCGCGACGTCATCACCGACACCGGCAAGGCGCTCGGTCTCTCGTCCGAGGCGGAGGAGCTCGTCGCCGGCCTCGAAGCCCAGGTGGCCGACGCCGCCGCGGCCCACCCCGAATTCGAGGGCACGTCGATCGCCTACGCCGCCGACGACGTCGACACGTTCTACCTGTACCTTCCGGCCGACCCGCGCGTGGAGATCCTCGAGGACCTCGGCTTCGTCACCGCCGAGTCGGTGACCGCCCTCGACACCGGCGAGTCGACGTTCTACACCACCGTGTCGAGCGAGAACCTCGACCAGATCGACGCCGAGGTGATCTTCACCCAGGTCGACACCGAAGCGGCGCTGGACACGTTCCTGACCTCCGACCGCACCCAGCTGATCCCGGGCGTCGCCGCAGGCGCGGTGGGCGCGATCGTGGGCGAGGAGAACGTCGCGGCGATCTCGCCGACCGCGCTCACGCTCCCGTGGATCCTGTCCGACATCGTCGACCAGCTCGCCACGGCCACGGCGGTCGCCCAGGGCTGA